Proteins encoded within one genomic window of Humulus lupulus chromosome 1, drHumLupu1.1, whole genome shotgun sequence:
- the LOC133803976 gene encoding stress enhanced protein 2, chloroplastic, whose product MATAARATRCELRTTPKLTPGPRSEPVDVPARISVSKPPPAMDSDNAKIVLQPRLCTLRSYGSDPIGVVMKTRSEVGDKVSPFFATLSEYIESSKKSQDFEIISGRLAMIVFAVTVGTEVVTGNSLFRKVDVVGIEEAAGVCLAAVAFAASFAWFSSARNKVGQMFSLTCNTFFDTLIDQIIDGLFYDQVDFNDWSDDI is encoded by the exons ATGGCTACTGCGGCGCGTGCGACTCGCTGTGAACTGAGGACGACCCCGAAGTTGACACCGGGTCCAAGGTCGGAACCAGTCGATGTTCCAGCGAGGATCTCGGTCTCGAAACCTCCTCCGGCGATGGATTCGGACAACGCGAAGATTGTTTTACAGCCTCGGCTTTGCACTCTGAGGTCGTACGGATCTGATCCGATTGGGGTGGTGATGAAGACTCGGTCGGAGGTCGGCGATAAGGTTTCGCCGTTCTTTGCGACCTTATCGGAGTACATCGAGAGCTCTAAGAAGAGTCAAGACTTTGAGATCATCTCTGGTAGACTAGCTATG ATAGTATTTGCAGTAACTGTAGGCACAGAAGTGGTGACAGGAAATTCATTGTTTAGAAAAGTGGATGTGGTAGGCATAGAGGAAGCAGCAGGGGTTTGCTTGGCAGCCGTAGCATTCGCAGCTAGTTTCGCGTGGTTTTCCAGCGCCCGAAACAAGGTCGGCCAGATGTTCAGTCTCACTTGCAACACCTTCTTTGATACTCTCATTGACCAAATCATCGATGGCTTGTTCTACGACCAAGTCGACTTCAACGACTGGTCCGATGACATATAG